In a genomic window of Pueribacillus theae:
- a CDS encoding ABC transporter ATP-binding protein has translation MSNLYHPAIHFQRVNYSINDTNILTNITGSFPDGKITTLAGPSGAGKSTLLKLCNGLISPTSGNIYIHGKHIQEYKPVDLRRSVGIALQNAPMIRGSVFRNMALPFELAGKKLTEQEALSFLEDVGLDKSFLHRDSKDLSGGQRQKVSIARTLVNRPRILLLDEITASLDQNSSKDIEQLIVDINRTYDVTIIWITHHLEQAMTIGHYTWVLMNGKVIETGESSLLESPKTDEVKRFVEGGT, from the coding sequence ATTTCAAATCTTTATCATCCGGCGATTCACTTTCAACGTGTCAACTACTCGATAAACGACACGAACATTTTAACAAATATAACCGGCTCCTTTCCTGATGGGAAAATTACGACGCTCGCAGGCCCTTCTGGCGCGGGAAAATCGACTTTGCTAAAACTTTGCAACGGGCTGATTTCTCCTACTTCCGGAAACATTTATATCCATGGCAAACATATACAGGAATACAAGCCTGTCGACTTGCGTCGCTCTGTCGGAATTGCGCTTCAAAATGCACCTATGATTAGAGGTAGTGTGTTTCGGAATATGGCTTTGCCATTTGAACTTGCTGGGAAAAAGCTGACAGAGCAAGAAGCGCTTTCGTTTTTAGAAGATGTTGGTTTGGATAAATCGTTTTTGCATCGGGACAGCAAAGACCTCTCCGGTGGACAGCGGCAAAAGGTGTCGATTGCACGAACGCTTGTGAACCGTCCCCGCATCTTGTTGCTTGATGAAATTACTGCTTCTTTAGACCAAAATTCATCGAAAGATATTGAACAATTAATTGTAGACATCAACCGAACTTACGACGTAACGATCATATGGATTACACACCATCTCGAACAGGCGATGACCATTGGCCATTATACGTGGGTGTTGATGAATGGAAAGGTAATCGAAACAGGGGAAAGCAGTTTACTCGAATCACCAAAGACAGATGAAGTCAAGCGTTTTGTAGAGGGGGGGACTTGA
- a CDS encoding ABC transporter permease, whose amino-acid sequence MSLTALSMTLIFVLIPLLLSKALKLGLEKDTIIATVRSIIQLLAVGYILKFVFDSEQLIYILLMILLMIVAAVDNVRKKGHFIKGILWKVSLTLLFIELLTQSILIGFHITPPTAQYVIPISGMVIGNAMVLSILFLNRFMAEVDSHEDETELILSLGGTPKQAIHSQLISSIKASMIPTIESQKTMGLVQLPGMMSGQIIAGADPLQAVMFQLLVVFLLLTSAAISSAMLGFLSYPSLFNERMQLLKVRN is encoded by the coding sequence ATGAGTTTAACCGCATTATCAATGACGCTTATTTTCGTACTGATTCCGCTCCTCCTATCAAAAGCATTGAAGCTCGGATTAGAGAAAGATACGATCATCGCTACCGTTCGTTCGATCATACAACTTCTTGCTGTCGGCTATATTTTAAAGTTCGTCTTCGATTCGGAACAACTAATCTACATTCTGCTTATGATTCTGCTTATGATCGTAGCAGCCGTTGACAACGTTCGCAAAAAAGGGCATTTTATTAAAGGCATCCTATGGAAAGTCAGCCTTACGCTTCTCTTTATCGAACTATTGACGCAAAGTATTTTAATCGGGTTTCACATCACACCCCCGACAGCACAATATGTGATTCCAATCAGTGGAATGGTGATTGGAAATGCGATGGTCCTTTCGATTCTTTTCTTGAATCGCTTCATGGCAGAAGTAGATTCGCACGAGGATGAAACAGAGCTTATCCTTTCACTCGGCGGTACGCCGAAACAAGCGATTCACTCCCAGCTCATCTCCTCGATTAAAGCAAGCATGATCCCGACAATTGAAAGTCAAAAAACAATGGGGCTCGTGCAATTGCCAGGTATGATGAGCGGACAAATTATCGCTGGAGCCGATCCACTCCAAGCAGTCATGTTCCAACTGCTCGTTGTTTTTCTACTATTAACTTCTGCAGCGATTTCAAGCGCCATGCTCGGCTTCTTATCATATCCTTCTTTATTCAATGAACGGATGCAACTTTTGAAAGTAAGAAATTAA
- a CDS encoding sulfurtransferase — protein sequence MRNIPMIVTTEWLAERLDDPNLSLLDVTTFLQHTDDGPNKVWSGREAYEKEHILGAVFADLLKEYSDPDDDKLRETFEKVGALDPNKKVITYCGGGIAATWNALLLNKLGQNNVAVYDGSMSEWAADPTLPLDTVDNKNRNNE from the coding sequence ATGCGTAACATACCAATGATTGTTACTACAGAATGGCTTGCGGAAAGACTTGATGACCCTAATTTAAGTCTATTGGATGTGACGACGTTCTTACAACATACAGATGATGGCCCTAATAAAGTTTGGTCAGGGAGGGAGGCGTATGAGAAAGAACATATACTTGGTGCGGTTTTTGCCGATTTATTGAAGGAATACTCTGATCCTGATGATGACAAATTGAGAGAAACATTTGAAAAGGTTGGTGCCCTCGACCCAAACAAAAAAGTAATTACCTATTGCGGCGGTGGAATTGCAGCGACTTGGAATGCCCTTCTTTTAAACAAGTTAGGCCAGAATAATGTAGCGGTATACGATGGCTCAATGTCGGAATGGGCTGCGGATCCTACATTACCATTGGACACAGTAGACAACAAAAATCGAAATAATGAATAA
- a CDS encoding exodeoxyribonuclease III has translation MKLVSWNVNGLRACVRKGFLDYFEKVNADIFCVQETKLQPGQIDLELKGYDQYWNYAIKKGYSGTAVFTKIKPLSVKYGVGDSNEEEGRIITLEYESFYLVNVYTPNSQRDLARLSYRLQWEEDIRTYLKKLDDVKPVILCGDLNVAHQEIDLKNVKSNRGNSGFTFEEREKMTALLKEGFIDTFRYFYPQKEGAYTWWSYMNKVRERNIGWRIDYFLVSNRLEARLKDAAIHSHVLGSDHCPIVLEID, from the coding sequence ATGAAGCTTGTTTCATGGAATGTTAACGGATTAAGGGCTTGTGTCCGGAAGGGGTTTCTTGATTATTTTGAGAAAGTAAATGCGGATATTTTTTGTGTTCAAGAGACGAAATTACAACCAGGTCAAATTGATTTGGAACTAAAGGGATATGATCAATATTGGAATTACGCGATAAAGAAGGGATATTCGGGAACAGCTGTATTTACGAAAATAAAACCGTTATCTGTTAAGTACGGTGTCGGTGATTCAAACGAAGAAGAAGGTAGAATCATTACGCTGGAGTACGAAAGCTTTTATTTGGTCAATGTATATACACCGAATTCGCAACGTGATTTGGCACGCTTGTCTTATCGTCTTCAATGGGAAGAGGACATACGGACATATTTGAAAAAATTGGATGATGTGAAACCGGTCATTTTATGTGGAGATTTAAATGTCGCGCATCAAGAAATTGATTTAAAAAATGTGAAATCCAATAGAGGCAATTCAGGTTTTACCTTTGAAGAACGCGAGAAGATGACAGCACTTCTTAAGGAAGGATTTATCGATACGTTTCGATATTTCTATCCACAAAAAGAAGGAGCGTACACCTGGTGGTCCTATATGAATAAAGTCAGAGAGCGGAATATTGGGTGGCGAATTGATTACTTTCTAGTATCTAATCGGCTTGAAGCAAGGCTGAAGGATGCCGCCATTCATTCCCATGTGCTAGGAAGTGATCATTGTCCGATTGTGTTGGAGATTGACTAA
- a CDS encoding DUF3817 domain-containing protein, with protein sequence MFKNALKQFRVLGILEGSSLLVLLFIAMPLKYFMDMPEAVSVFGMIHGILFTVYCVAIIYAAFAVRWPFRFTIGAFVAAFIPFGNFILDSRLKLLETN encoded by the coding sequence ATGTTCAAGAATGCATTAAAACAATTTCGAGTCTTAGGTATACTAGAAGGCAGCTCACTTCTCGTATTGTTATTTATTGCAATGCCGTTAAAATATTTTATGGATATGCCAGAAGCGGTAAGCGTCTTTGGCATGATCCATGGGATCCTGTTCACGGTGTATTGTGTGGCGATTATTTATGCGGCATTTGCCGTGAGATGGCCGTTTCGATTTACGATTGGGGCATTTGTTGCTGCATTCATCCCGTTCGGTAATTTTATTTTGGACAGTCGTCTAAAATTGTTAGAAACGAATTAA
- a CDS encoding cytochrome P450 — MTDYSEMPEETGIDHSLSLLREGYLFIPNRRHSFHSDVFETKLLGKRAICMGGKDAAEIFYDNEKFKRHGAAPNRVKETLFGEKGVQTLDGEAHRHRKAMFMSLMLPERLDELADMLKKQWEVAVNKWKEMDEVVFYEETKKLLCITACQWAGVPLSGDELEQRTEELSSLFESPAAVGPKHWKGRHGRNAAEKWVGELIEQVREGELKAPEGMALHTIASHLDLEGNLLDPKIAAVEVINILRPIIAISIYINFLALALYHYPEEKEKIKSKGETYAEMFIQEVRRFYPFFPAAVALVKKDFTWKGYEFKEGTLTLLDLYGTNHDPEPWDNPDVFHPERFAHWDGDLYNFIPQGGGDYYTGHRCAGEWATIQVMKVSLDFLVNRMDYEVPDQDLSFSMVNMPSIPKSKIVIKNVKPK; from the coding sequence ATGACGGATTATAGTGAAATGCCTGAGGAAACCGGGATTGATCATAGCTTGAGCCTACTAAGGGAAGGGTACTTATTCATTCCGAACAGGCGCCATAGTTTTCATTCCGATGTTTTTGAAACGAAATTATTGGGAAAAAGGGCGATATGCATGGGAGGAAAAGACGCTGCGGAAATTTTTTATGATAATGAAAAGTTCAAAAGACATGGCGCAGCTCCGAACAGAGTGAAAGAAACACTATTTGGCGAAAAAGGTGTCCAAACATTGGACGGGGAAGCCCATCGGCACCGGAAAGCGATGTTTATGTCGTTAATGTTGCCTGAGCGCCTCGACGAACTGGCCGACATGCTAAAAAAACAGTGGGAAGTTGCGGTCAATAAATGGAAGGAAATGGATGAAGTCGTTTTCTATGAAGAAACAAAAAAACTCCTTTGCATCACCGCATGCCAATGGGCGGGAGTGCCGTTATCTGGGGACGAGCTGGAGCAGAGAACAGAGGAGCTAAGTTCCTTGTTCGAATCACCTGCAGCAGTCGGGCCGAAGCACTGGAAAGGGAGACACGGCCGAAACGCAGCAGAAAAATGGGTAGGAGAATTAATTGAGCAAGTGCGAGAGGGTGAATTGAAGGCGCCTGAAGGTATGGCATTACATACGATCGCTTCACATCTTGATTTAGAAGGAAATCTTCTAGACCCTAAGATTGCTGCTGTAGAAGTCATCAATATTTTGCGTCCGATTATCGCCATTTCCATTTACATCAACTTCCTTGCGCTTGCGTTATATCATTATCCAGAAGAAAAAGAGAAGATAAAATCGAAAGGCGAAACATACGCGGAAATGTTCATTCAGGAAGTTCGCCGTTTTTATCCATTTTTTCCTGCTGCAGTTGCCTTAGTAAAAAAGGATTTCACTTGGAAAGGGTACGAATTCAAAGAGGGAACGTTAACCTTGCTTGATTTATATGGAACGAATCATGACCCGGAACCTTGGGACAATCCTGATGTGTTTCATCCGGAACGGTTTGCCCATTGGGATGGAGACCTTTACAATTTCATACCTCAGGGTGGAGGGGATTATTATACAGGCCACCGTTGTGCTGGAGAATGGGCGACCATTCAAGTGATGAAAGTAAGCTTAGATTTTTTAGTGAATCGGATGGATTATGAGGTTCCTGATCAAGATTTAAGTTTCAGCATGGTCAATATGCCAAGCATTCCTAAAAGTAAAATTGTCATTAAAAATGTTAAGCCTAAATAA
- the pdxK gene encoding pyridoxine/pyridoxal/pyridoxamine kinase, whose translation MTMKKTLTLAGSDSSGGAGIQADLKTFQENGVYGMTALTSIVTMDPDNHWSHGVYPIDVNIVEKQLNTILSVGIDAMKTGMLGSVEIIELGAKKIDEYKLENVVIDPVMVCKGEDEVLQPENTDAMRELLLPRATITTPNLFEAGQLAKTGPIKTIEGMKEAAVKIHELGAKNVVIKGGKALEHEKAVDLFYDGQDFTLLEKDKVDTTYNHGAGCTFAASITANLAKGKSVKEAVSAAKDFVYAAITHGWKLNEYVGPVMHGAYNQFGIDSQKK comes from the coding sequence ATGACTATGAAAAAAACATTGACATTGGCTGGATCTGACTCAAGCGGGGGTGCAGGTATCCAAGCCGATTTAAAAACCTTTCAAGAAAATGGCGTATATGGCATGACGGCCCTTACGTCCATCGTTACAATGGATCCGGATAATCATTGGAGCCATGGTGTATACCCTATTGACGTTAATATTGTGGAAAAGCAATTGAATACAATTTTATCTGTTGGAATTGATGCAATGAAAACCGGCATGCTTGGTTCAGTTGAGATTATTGAGCTAGGTGCGAAAAAAATAGATGAATACAAGCTGGAAAATGTCGTCATTGATCCCGTTATGGTTTGCAAAGGGGAAGATGAAGTACTACAGCCGGAAAATACCGATGCAATGCGCGAATTGCTTCTTCCACGTGCAACCATCACAACGCCGAACCTGTTTGAAGCGGGCCAGCTCGCGAAAACAGGCCCCATCAAAACAATTGAAGGCATGAAAGAAGCAGCCGTAAAAATCCATGAGCTTGGCGCCAAAAATGTTGTGATTAAAGGCGGAAAGGCACTTGAACATGAAAAAGCAGTCGATCTCTTCTATGATGGACAAGACTTTACCCTTCTTGAAAAAGATAAAGTGGATACAACATATAATCATGGAGCCGGCTGCACATTTGCAGCTTCAATTACGGCTAACCTTGCAAAAGGAAAATCGGTGAAAGAGGCAGTGTCAGCAGCGAAGGATTTTGTTTATGCCGCCATTACCCATGGTTGGAAGCTAAATGAATATGTGGGGCCTGTCATGCATGGGGCTTATAATCAATTTGGCATTGACTCCCAAAAGAAATAG
- a CDS encoding catalase, producing the protein MSGTFKRNSNKKDEQLQKFRSNDRDKKMTTNQGLPVSEDEFSLKAGERGPTLMEDFHFREKMTHFDHERIPERVVHARGYAAHGEFELYESMKDYTKAKFLQKPGSKTPVFVRFSTVVGSRGSGELARDVRGFATKFYTEEGNYDLVGNNIPVFFIQDAIKFPDLIHAVKPEPHNEIPQAATAHDTFWDFVANNQESAHMIMWAMSDRAIPRSFRMMEGFGVNTFRFINEEGKAFFVKFHWKPLLGVHSVVWDEAQKLNGKNPDFHRQDLYESIEKGDYPEFELGVQIINEEDEFMFDFDILDPTKIWPEEDVPVKIIGKMTLNRNVDNVFAETEQVAFHPGNVVPGIDFTNDPLLQGRLFSYTDTQLIRLGGPNFHELPINRPVCPFHNNQRDGYGRQTINVGQVSYHNNSLAKNTPSPASEEDGGYVHYQEKVDGRKIRARSDSFKDHFSQAVLFWNSMSNAEKEHIKNAFSFELGMCKEKTVRQQVVDMFANVSLELAQAVAKNVGVVPPETGGSSMTKASPALSQENTVKKPDTRKIAVLISEGFDQRAGEIIGELKKKGTQPVIISEEQGLVDEENGMAIEADHTFLTADSVLFDAVYVVGGAKMSEKFQQDASYFVKEAYSHYKPIGATHQGKHLLDMNKLTGNAGVVTGDDAGNFVEKFVEAVAEHRFWERKIL; encoded by the coding sequence ATGAGCGGCACCTTCAAAAGAAACAGTAACAAAAAGGATGAGCAGCTACAGAAATTTCGTTCAAATGATCGCGATAAAAAAATGACGACAAATCAAGGACTGCCAGTGTCAGAGGATGAATTTTCACTCAAGGCTGGCGAACGAGGCCCCACACTTATGGAAGACTTTCATTTCCGCGAAAAAATGACGCATTTTGACCATGAGCGGATTCCTGAAAGAGTCGTTCATGCGAGAGGGTATGCGGCACATGGCGAATTTGAGCTGTACGAATCGATGAAGGACTATACGAAAGCAAAGTTTTTACAGAAACCAGGTTCGAAAACGCCTGTTTTCGTTCGATTTTCTACAGTCGTGGGATCGCGCGGATCCGGGGAATTGGCAAGGGATGTACGCGGCTTTGCGACGAAGTTTTACACGGAAGAAGGAAACTATGATCTCGTTGGGAATAATATACCTGTTTTCTTTATTCAGGATGCCATTAAATTTCCTGATCTTATCCATGCGGTGAAGCCGGAGCCGCATAATGAAATTCCGCAAGCGGCGACAGCCCACGACACGTTCTGGGATTTCGTTGCCAATAACCAGGAGTCGGCACATATGATCATGTGGGCCATGTCTGATCGGGCCATTCCGCGAAGCTTCCGAATGATGGAAGGGTTTGGCGTCAATACGTTCCGTTTTATAAATGAGGAAGGGAAAGCGTTTTTTGTGAAGTTTCATTGGAAGCCTTTGCTTGGCGTCCATTCTGTTGTTTGGGATGAAGCTCAGAAATTGAATGGAAAGAATCCAGACTTCCATCGCCAGGATTTATACGAGTCAATTGAAAAAGGAGACTATCCGGAATTTGAGCTTGGAGTTCAGATTATTAATGAAGAAGACGAGTTCATGTTTGATTTTGATATTCTCGATCCGACAAAAATTTGGCCCGAGGAAGATGTACCTGTAAAAATTATCGGAAAGATGACGTTAAACCGAAATGTTGATAACGTGTTTGCGGAAACAGAACAGGTTGCTTTCCACCCAGGGAATGTCGTACCAGGCATCGATTTTACGAACGACCCGCTTCTTCAGGGACGGCTGTTTTCCTATACGGATACCCAGCTCATCCGTCTTGGAGGACCAAATTTTCACGAATTGCCGATTAATCGCCCTGTATGCCCGTTTCACAATAACCAGCGCGATGGTTATGGACGGCAAACAATCAATGTTGGCCAAGTAAGCTATCATAATAATTCCCTAGCAAAGAATACTCCATCGCCGGCAAGTGAGGAAGACGGCGGTTATGTACATTATCAAGAAAAAGTTGACGGGCGAAAAATAAGGGCGCGCAGCGACAGTTTTAAAGATCACTTTTCTCAAGCAGTCCTTTTCTGGAACAGCATGAGCAATGCGGAGAAAGAACATATTAAAAATGCGTTCAGCTTTGAACTGGGCATGTGTAAGGAAAAGACAGTCCGCCAGCAAGTTGTTGATATGTTTGCCAATGTGAGTCTTGAATTGGCACAGGCCGTGGCAAAAAACGTTGGGGTTGTGCCACCGGAAACCGGCGGATCAAGCATGACAAAAGCTTCACCTGCGTTAAGCCAGGAAAATACGGTTAAAAAACCGGATACGCGAAAAATCGCTGTATTGATTAGTGAAGGTTTTGACCAACGTGCAGGTGAAATCATCGGCGAATTGAAAAAGAAAGGAACTCAGCCTGTTATCATTAGTGAAGAACAAGGTTTGGTAGACGAAGAGAACGGCATGGCAATCGAGGCAGATCATACGTTCTTGACTGCAGATTCCGTATTATTTGATGCGGTGTATGTTGTCGGCGGAGCGAAGATGAGTGAAAAGTTTCAACAGGATGCTTCATATTTTGTAAAGGAAGCATATTCCCACTACAAGCCAATCGGCGCCACACACCAAGGGAAACACTTGCTTGACATGAACAAGCTGACAGGAAATGCTGGTGTCGTGACAGGGGATGATGCCGGCAACTTTGTTGAAAAATTTGTGGAAGCCGTAGCGGAGCACCGGTTTTGGGAGCGGAAAATTTTATAA
- a CDS encoding SCO family protein, producing the protein MKKNKKFVPLILLLISIAGFALVTLLWPKNEKLPVLGKVSDIQLEEVHANGYQLNNEKVKILAFFYTRCPDFCPLTMADFSLLQEQLKKEDLLGDKVELISLSFDPENDTREVIQSYAKSFQADTAGWKWLRGTEEETAKIAKELQMQYTKVEGDFFSHSTTMYLIDNKNQVRALYDMASRDKPVDREKILVDIRYLIHQE; encoded by the coding sequence GTGAAAAAAAATAAAAAGTTTGTACCCTTGATTCTTCTCCTCATTAGCATCGCGGGTTTTGCCCTTGTTACCTTACTTTGGCCGAAAAATGAAAAGCTCCCTGTTCTAGGAAAAGTTAGCGACATTCAGTTGGAAGAAGTGCATGCAAACGGATACCAATTAAACAATGAAAAAGTAAAAATACTCGCATTTTTTTATACGCGGTGCCCTGATTTTTGTCCATTAACAATGGCCGATTTTAGCCTTCTCCAGGAACAGTTGAAAAAAGAGGATTTGCTTGGAGATAAGGTTGAACTCATTTCCCTCTCTTTTGACCCGGAAAACGACACACGTGAGGTCATTCAAAGCTATGCAAAATCTTTCCAAGCCGATACAGCTGGATGGAAATGGCTGAGAGGAACGGAAGAAGAAACAGCAAAGATTGCGAAAGAACTCCAAATGCAATACACAAAAGTCGAAGGCGATTTCTTTTCGCATTCCACAACCATGTATTTAATTGACAATAAAAATCAAGTACGGGCGCTCTACGATATGGCTTCTAGGGATAAACCAGTTGATCGAGAAAAAATTTTAGTGGACATTCGTTACTTAATTCACCAAGAGTAA
- a CDS encoding NAD(P)/FAD-dependent oxidoreductase, translating to MDQHDLFDVTVIGGGPAGLYSAFYSGLREMKTKLIEYQPQLGGKIHVYPEKMIWDVGGQTPILGSALITQLVEQGLTFNPEVVLNEKIESITRNGEGMFVLHAASGQKHVSKTVIVAVGGGILNPKKLEIEGAERFEVSNLHYTVKSLQRFKGKTVIISGGGNSAIDWANEIEPIARKVYLTYRKAALAGHEAQVKQLMNSSAVCFFDTSITKLIPCSNNEKIERVELTNHKTGEKTLLPIDEVIINHGYERDMSLLENSELDIARVDHYFIAGNSTSESSVEGLYAAGDILQYDGKLNLIAGAFQDAANAVNKAKQFIQPNANKTAMVSSHHEIFKKRNRALIKQMMNEKFKY from the coding sequence ATGGATCAGCACGATTTATTTGATGTGACAGTGATTGGAGGGGGACCGGCAGGGCTTTACTCCGCTTTTTATAGCGGGTTAAGAGAAATGAAAACAAAGCTTATCGAATATCAACCGCAATTAGGCGGAAAAATACATGTTTATCCAGAGAAAATGATTTGGGATGTTGGAGGGCAGACGCCAATTCTAGGCTCAGCACTCATTACACAGCTTGTCGAACAAGGCCTAACGTTTAACCCAGAAGTCGTGCTAAATGAAAAAATAGAATCGATCACACGCAATGGAGAAGGCATGTTTGTCTTACATGCTGCTTCTGGCCAAAAGCATGTTTCAAAAACGGTCATTGTTGCAGTTGGAGGAGGAATATTGAATCCGAAAAAGTTGGAGATTGAAGGAGCAGAGAGATTTGAAGTGTCTAATTTACATTATACAGTAAAGTCATTACAACGCTTTAAAGGGAAAACGGTCATCATTTCCGGTGGAGGAAATTCCGCGATTGATTGGGCGAATGAAATAGAGCCGATCGCAAGGAAGGTCTATTTAACATATCGAAAAGCCGCCTTGGCGGGCCATGAAGCACAAGTCAAGCAGCTTATGAACAGTTCCGCTGTTTGTTTCTTTGATACGTCGATTACAAAATTAATTCCTTGTTCAAATAACGAGAAGATTGAGCGTGTTGAACTGACAAATCACAAAACAGGAGAAAAAACACTTTTGCCAATTGATGAAGTAATTATTAATCACGGCTATGAACGGGATATGTCATTACTTGAAAACAGCGAATTGGACATTGCAAGAGTTGACCATTATTTTATTGCGGGAAATTCAACAAGCGAATCATCTGTTGAAGGCCTTTATGCTGCTGGAGATATTCTGCAATATGATGGAAAATTAAACTTAATTGCGGGTGCTTTTCAGGATGCGGCCAACGCGGTAAACAAAGCAAAGCAATTTATTCAGCCAAATGCAAATAAAACCGCCATGGTCTCTTCCCATCATGAAATCTTTAAAAAGCGGAATCGGGCATTGATAAAACAAATGATGAATGAGAAGTTTAAGTATTAG
- a CDS encoding Uma2 family endonuclease, whose product MSLPHERKVSIEQFYKMREETTELLEYMDGIVLLSPSPSTAHQRVSARLQARLFHFLEGGECEVFSAPYDVQLYRKDLKGTNIFMPDLSVICDKEGIEENRYVGVPTVVAEILSPSNQSHDLVTKMEAYMKYGVKEYWIVNPMLKSIQLYAINENGVYQQIEVMKNTGLVKSEVLKGFQVRLEDIFKS is encoded by the coding sequence TTGAGTCTTCCGCACGAACGAAAAGTAAGCATCGAGCAATTTTACAAAATGAGGGAAGAAACAACTGAATTATTGGAATACATGGATGGAATCGTGTTGTTGTCGCCTTCTCCGTCAACCGCACACCAGAGGGTTTCGGCTCGGCTACAAGCAAGGCTGTTTCATTTTTTGGAAGGCGGAGAATGTGAGGTCTTTAGTGCACCATATGATGTTCAACTGTACCGGAAAGATTTGAAGGGTACAAATATTTTTATGCCGGATTTATCAGTGATATGTGATAAAGAAGGAATCGAGGAAAACCGATATGTTGGTGTGCCAACTGTGGTTGCTGAAATTTTAAGCCCATCGAATCAAAGCCACGATTTGGTGACGAAAATGGAGGCTTACATGAAATACGGCGTGAAGGAGTATTGGATTGTCAATCCGATGTTAAAATCGATCCAATTATACGCTATAAATGAAAATGGTGTATATCAACAGATAGAAGTAATGAAAAATACAGGGCTTGTAAAATCTGAAGTGTTAAAAGGATTCCAGGTTAGGTTAGAGGATATTTTTAAATCATAA
- a CDS encoding Uma2 family endonuclease, with the protein MGLADKNKKVMSYKEYETWEEKRCEVLDGKIISMAPSPLPEHQEISMQLSIEIGSHLRGKTCRAFAAPIDVYLFEDYREKWIDKNVRNWVIPDLIVVCDPNKITRSKIVGAPDLVVEIISSSSAKINRIDKRLAYGRAGVREYWMIDPANQVIEVYLLKENSLELHDVYTREDKIPIHILENFTIDLTVIFPEREE; encoded by the coding sequence ATGGGTCTAGCAGACAAAAACAAAAAGGTAATGTCGTACAAGGAATATGAAACGTGGGAAGAAAAACGATGTGAAGTATTAGATGGTAAAATAATCAGTATGGCTCCTTCTCCTTTGCCAGAGCATCAGGAAATATCCATGCAATTATCCATTGAAATCGGTTCACATCTCAGGGGAAAGACTTGCAGAGCATTTGCTGCCCCGATCGATGTTTACTTATTTGAAGATTATCGTGAAAAATGGATTGATAAAAATGTTAGAAATTGGGTTATACCTGATTTAATCGTAGTCTGTGATCCGAATAAGATTACTCGAAGCAAAATTGTCGGTGCCCCTGATCTTGTGGTAGAAATTATTTCTTCGTCTTCCGCAAAAATTAATCGAATTGATAAAAGATTGGCTTACGGGCGGGCAGGAGTTAGAGAATACTGGATGATTGACCCAGCTAATCAAGTAATTGAAGTATACCTATTGAAAGAAAACTCATTAGAACTTCATGATGTCTATACGAGGGAAGATAAGATTCCGATTCACATATTGGAAAACTTTACAATCGATTTAACTGTTATTTTCCCAGAACGAGAAGAATAA
- a CDS encoding YfhD family protein gives MGRDEHRKPKGKKALSQTPKSQIVDNDNIDVEFSEELADAEDKEAQARAHAADKRAKNKSPFV, from the coding sequence ATGGGAAGAGATGAACATCGCAAGCCAAAAGGAAAAAAGGCTCTTTCACAGACACCGAAAAGTCAAATTGTTGACAATGACAATATTGATGTCGAATTTTCTGAAGAACTTGCAGATGCGGAGGACAAGGAAGCGCAAGCAAGAGCCCATGCTGCAGACAAACGAGCAAAGAATAAGTCACCTTTCGTATGA
- a CDS encoding nucleotidyltransferase family protein, translating into MLSQHEILDELSKNLGIWKEKYGVKRIGLFGSYSRGEQKENSDIDVLVEFTENAITFDNYMDLKFTLEDHFHKPVDLVILDDIKPALRPKVLRSAKYAEGA; encoded by the coding sequence ATGTTATCGCAACATGAAATACTTGATGAGTTATCGAAAAATTTGGGTATATGGAAAGAGAAGTATGGAGTAAAGCGGATTGGTTTGTTTGGTTCATATAGCAGGGGCGAGCAAAAAGAAAATAGTGACATTGATGTATTGGTTGAGTTTACGGAAAATGCGATAACATTTGATAACTACATGGATTTGAAGTTCACACTCGAAGATCACTTTCACAAACCAGTAGATTTAGTCATTCTAGACGATATCAAACCAGCCCTTAGGCCAAAGGTTCTGAGGAGTGCCAAGTATGCAGAGGGAGCCTAG